A part of Aspergillus flavus chromosome 5, complete sequence genomic DNA contains:
- a CDS encoding acetamidase: MDKPQTWKQTASRKHSLRNERLKPYMVSDLDQRLPQVHDVQERSRIHSDPEIQEITDIDNISVLVDQFRTGKFTVEAVTLAYVRRAVIAQQLTNCITEVVFEDALTQARALDRAFQETGHLKGPLHGVPVTLKDQFNIKGVDTTLGYVGRSFAPATEDAVLVQMLRNMGAIILAKTNLPQSIMWAETDNPLWGLAVNPRDPRLTPGGSTGGEAALLALHGTLLGFGTDIGGSTRIPQSIMGLYGFKPTSSRLPYLGVPVSTEGQEHVPSSIGPMARDLASIVYVSRSVADAKPWELDPKCTPLPWNEDTFQEIQIRPIVVGLILDDGVVRIHPPIERALRELSAKLQAKGHEVVIWDASDHFEYIQLMDQYYTVDGGEDIRRDIAVAGEPFIPHVEALVNRSKAISVYEYWQLNKQKVALQKRYLDKWNAIRSPSGRPVDILLAPTTPHPAVPHRRLRWVGYTKIWNLLDYPAVTFPVDEVRVAVDGVLKTYQPRNELDAWNWDLYDVKAMEGHPINVQVIGKKLNEEKVLGAATVIERIWRGL; encoded by the exons ATGGACAAACCGCAAACATGGAAGCAAACTGCTTCTCGAAAACACTCCTTACGGAATGAAAGACTGAAACCCTACATGGTCTCCGATTTGGATCAACGGCTACCCCAGGTCCACGATGTCCAGGAACGTTCCCGTATCCATAGCGATCCAGAAATTCAAGAAATCACTGATATCGACAATATATCGGTTTTGGTCGACCAATTCAGAACAGGAAAGTTCACTGTTGAGGCGGTTACTCTTGCTTACGTTAGAAG GGCTGTAATCGCACAACAATTG ACAAATTGTATTACAGAAGTGGTCTTTGAAGATGCTTTGACCCAGGCTCGAGCTTTGGATCGTGCTTTCCAGGAAACCGGGCATCTCAAAGGACCACTCCATGGTGTCCCAGTCACTTTGAAGGACCAGTTCAACATCAAAGGTGTAGATACTACCTTGGGATATGTAGGGCGTTCTTTTGCCCCCGCTACGGAAGATGCAGTTCTAGTGCAGATGCTGAGGAATATGGGAGCAATTATTCTAGCGAAGACGAATTTGCCCCAAAGCATTATG TGGGCTGAAACCGATAACCCTCTTTGGGGTCTGGCGGTCAACCCGCGCGATCCTAGGCTGACTCCAGGAGGCTCGACAGGGGGAGAAGCGGCTCTTTTAGCATTACATGGCACCCTCTTGGGATTTGGAACGGATATCGGCGGAAGTACCCGGATTCCACAAAGCATCATGGGCTTATACGGCTTCAAACCCACG AGCAGCAGATTACCGTACCTAGGGGTTCCTGTCTCAACAGAAGGACAAGAGCACGTCCCCTCTTCCATCGGCCCCATGGCTCGCGACTTAGCATCTATCGTCTATGTGAGTCGGTCTGTTGCTGACGCTAAACCGTGGGAGTTAGATCCAAAGTGCACCCCCCTTCCGTGGAATGAGGATACGTTCCAGGAGATACAAATTCGGCCCATAGTGGTCGGTTTGATTCTAGATGATGGGGTGGTGAGAATTCACCCCCCTATCGAAAGAGCCCTACGTGAGTTGTCAGCAAAACTTCAAGCAAAGGGCCACGAAGTTGTCATCTGGGATGCTTCAGATCACTTTGAATATATCCAACTCATGGATCAGTATTATACTGTTGACGGCGGCGAGGATATCCGTCGTGACATTGCTGTCGCTGGGGAACCATTCATACCACATGTTGAGGCACTAGTTAACCGAAGCAAGGCTATCTCTGTCTACGAGTATTGGCAGCTCAATAAGCAGAAGGTAGCACTACAAAAACGATACCTTGATAAGTGGAATGCGATTCGGTCTCCATCGGGGAGGCCAGTTGATATTCTCCTAGCCCCCACTACACCGCATCCAGCTGTTCCACACCGAAGACTGCGGTGGGTTGGGTATACTAAGATTTGGAACTTGCTCGACTATCCAGCTGTCACTTTCCCTGTTGATGAAGTAAGAGTGGCTGTAGATGGCGTACTAAAAACATATCAGCCGAGGAATGAACTGGACGCATGGAACTGGGATCTGTATGATGTGAAGGCGATGGAAGGCCATCCCATCAACGTCCAAGTCATCGGAAAGAAACTTAATGAGGAAAAAGTGTTGGGGGCTGCAACCGTTATCGAGAGAATCTGGAGAGGTCTTTGA
- a CDS encoding P-loop containing nucleoside triphosphate hydrolase protein: MVQAESSSSAARVGLKPVTAGAPSDYELPWVEKYRPVFLDDVVGNTETIERLKIIAKDGNMPHVIISGMPGIGKTTSILCLARQLLGDAYKEAVLELNASDERGIDVVRNRIKGFAQKKVTLPPGRHKIVILDEADSMTPGAQQALRRTMEIYSSTTRFAFACNQSNKIIEPIQSRCAILRYARLTDGQVVKRLKQVCDAEKVEHTEDGIAALVFSAEGDMRQAINNLQSTWSGFGFVSGDNVFRVVDSPHPIKVQAMIKACWEGKVDAALETLNELWDLGYSSHDIISTMFRVTKTIPTLSEHSKLEFIREIGFTHMRILDGVQSLLQLSGCIAKLCKINMKPQLFETPRT, encoded by the exons ATGGTTCAAGCCGAATCTTCATCAAGTGCTGCTCGCGTTGGCCTCAAGCCCGTCACAGCGGGGGCTCCCTCTGATTATGAGCTGCCATG GGTTGAAAAATACCGTCCAGTCTTTCTCGATGATGTTGTCGGCAACACCGAGACTATTGAGCGACTGAAGATTATCGCGAAGGATGGCAATATGCCACACGTCATCATCTCAGGCATGCCGGGTATCGGAAAGACCACTTCTATCCTATGCCTAGCACGCCAACTACTAGGTGATGCGTATAAGGAAGCTGTTTTGGAATTGAATGCCAGTGATGAGAGAG GTATTGATGTCGTTCGCAATCGGATTAAGGGATTTGCCCAAAAAAAAGTCACACTGCCTCCAGGTCGCcataaaatagtaattctTGATGAAGCAGACAG TATGACACCAGGTGCTCAGCAGGCGTTGCGGCGCACCATGGAGATTTACTCCTCTACTACACGATTTGCCTTTGCATGCAACCAATCGAATAAAATCATAGAACCCATCCAGTCTCGATGCGCCATTCTCCGCTATGCTCGGTTGACCGATGGGCAGGTTGTCAAACGACTAAAACAGGTCTGCGATGCCGAAAAAGTGGAACACACAGAAGACGGAATTGCGGCCCTGGTTTTTAGCGCGGAAGGAGACATGCGCCAGGCCATTAACAATTTGCAAAGTACGTGGTCAGGTTTCGGCTTTGTCAGCGGCGATAACGTCTTTCGAGTTGTCGACAGTCCCCATCCTATCAAAGTTCAAGCAATGATTAAGGCCTGCTGGGAAGGGAAAGTAGATGCTGCCTTGGAAACACTAAACGAGCTATG GGACCTGGGTTACTCTTCCCATGACATTATTAGCACAATGTTCCGAGTCACGAAGACGATCCCGACATTATCAGAACACTCTAAACTAGAGTTCATCCGGGAGATAGGGTTTACACACATGCGCATCCTAGATGGTGTTCAATCATTGCTCCAATTGAGCGGCTGTATCGCGAAGCTTTGCAAGATTAACATGAAACCTCAGCTGTTTGAAACCCCAAGAACGTGA
- a CDS encoding DUF410 domain protein, whose translation MEPAYLLLHQFHLPGSFSKQGANFFFLFCDYRIASGAYYEAHQQLRVIAARYIKQANYDAAAELLAGGATALLRAGSQQGASASGGDLAIMLVIEVYTKAGWEITGNDDDTEGRARKKRLIELLHEFPSEEPTRKRFIQEMIGWSGRFGPLERGDPELHHAAGSVYAEDHEPYDAEKHLILGTSESAETLAKLEHEWYTNDEPHTAAIYASRAVFPYLLNGNLRSANKAFLIFTSRLSSSNPSIPLQDVSSSSIDARVFPALPLLNFISMLLLTIQRGSADLFKQLTSHYASQIQEVGIWDDFLAQIGEQYFSIKIPRQGNPLLDMMGSMLFGGGQGGTGGRIPQSRGSSKKVEAPPANPELD comes from the exons ATGGAGCCCGCGTACCTGCTTTTACACCAATTTCATCTCCCCGGTAGCTTTTCAAAGCAAGGAGctaattttttctttttgttttgcgACTACAGGATCGCCTCCGGTGCTTACTACGAGGCTCATCAGCAACTGAGGGTCATCGCTGCGCGGTATATCAAACAAGCGAATTACGATGCGGCCGCAGAGTTATTGGCAGGGGGTGCGACTGCACTTTTAAGGGCTGGGTCTCAGCAAGGCGCTTCTGCTAGTGGCGGGGACTTGGCCATTATGCTTGTCATCGAGGTGTACACGAAGGCAGGGTGGGAGATTACtggaaatgatgatgatacGGAAGGCCGCGCTCGAAAGA AGCGCCTGATTGAGCTTCTACACGAGTTCCCATCCGAGGAACCAACCCGCAAAAGGTTCATACAGGAGATGATTGGCTGGAGTGGACGGTTTGGGCCTTTAGAGAGAGGTGATCCCGAATTACATCACGCAGCTGGATCGGTGTACGCCGAAG ACCATGAACCCTACGACGCTGAAAAGCATCTGATCCTCGGAACTTCAGAATCAGCTGAGACCCTGGCAAAGTTAGAGCATGAGTGGTACACAAATGACGAACCGCACACGGCAGCGATTTACGCATCCCGCGCAGTTTTCCCGTACCTCCTAAACGGAAATCTGCGCAGTGCTAATAAAGCATTTCTCATCTTCACGTCCCGACTTTCGTCCTCTAATCCTTCCATCCCCTTACAGGATGTCAGCAGCTCTAGTATTGATGCGCGAGTCTTTCCCGCATTGCCTTTGCTGAATTTCATCAGCATGCTTCTCCTCACGATTCAACGTGGCAGCGCGGATCTTTTCAAGCAGTTAACCTCTCATTATGCATCGCAAATCCAAGAGGTCGGCATCTGGGATGATTTCTTGGCTCAGATCGGTGAGCAGTATTTCAGTATTAAGATCCCAAGACAGGGCAACCCTTTACTGGATATGATGGGTAGCATGTTGTTCGGAGGAGGGCAGGGCGGTACAGGTGGAAGGATACCGCAGAGCCGAGGCTCATCCAAGAAAGTCGAAGCGCCACCAGCAAATCCGGAGCTCGACTAG
- a CDS encoding protein rai1: MNRGAFDIQPIGRFYGSNTTIRRPREITCFSYDDQHSFHLGDSSLRYYYPPRLPADLNRGYDTFQKLDDSADEHLDALLETIMALEKETGKKCEADIITWRGMMTKILTAPFDNLNGFEMNATRFQDTIFIEENNLYKNQQKQLQKNQRMPPGMPSQDMMAYWGYKFETLSLLNQPWDPTTREEIESRDELVVNNNAQYCSIVRTGIGKTRLIIGGEVDAVWDCKPARKEDVIHWVELKTSAEIRNDRDMVKYERKLLKFWAQSFLLGVPKIIVGFRDERGIVHRLEELETASIPNKVKNGGRVTWDGNICINFTSAFLEWLKSTINEDGMWRIRKLEKSSIIEVFRLEESGTGDIISPSFSAWRSRS, from the exons ATGAATCGAGGCGCTTTTGACATACAGCCGATTGGCCGCTTCTATGGATCCAATACTACGATTCGCCGTCCTAGG GAGATCACTTGCTTTTCATATGACGACCAGCACTCCTTCCATTTAGGGGATTCATCCCTGCGATACTACTATCCACCACGTCTTCCTGCAGACTTGAATCGCGGTTATGATACGTTCCAAAAGCTGGATGATTCAGCAGATGAGCATCTAGATGCTCTACTAGAAACGATCATGGCCTTAGAAAAGGagacaggaaagaaatgTGAGGCCGACATCATCACCTGGAGGGGAATGATGACCAAA ATCTTGACAGCACCATTCGACAATTTGAATGG ATTCGAGATGAATGCGACTCGATTCCAA GACACTAT ATTCATTGAAGAGAACAATCTCTATAAGAACCAGCAAAAGCAGTTAcaaaagaatcaaagaatgCCCCCAGGGATGCCTTCTCAGGATATGATGGCCTATTGGG GGTACAAATTCGAAACACTATCTCTTCTCAACCAGCCATGGGACCCGACAACCCGTGAAGAGATCGAATCCCGGGATGAGCTAGTTGTGAACAACAACGCCCAATACTGCTCAATTGTACGTACAGGAATAGGCAAGACGCGACTGATAATTGGGGGCGAGGTTGATGCCG TCTGGGACTGCAAGCCTGCTCGAAAGGAAGACGTTATCCACTGGGTGGAACTCAAGACATCTGCAGAGATCAGGAATGATCGAGACATGGTGAAATATGAGCGGAAACTGCTGAAATTTTGGGCACAGTCGTTCTTGCTCGGTGTTCCTAAAATCATTGTAGGTTTTCGTGATGAGCGTGGTATCGTCCATCGCTTAGAAGAGCTTGAGACCGCCAGCATACCAAATAAAGTCAAAAACGGTGGTAGGGTTACCTGGGACGGGAACATTTGCATCAATTTCACCAGTGCTTTCCTCGAAT GGCTAAAATCTACTATCAATGAGGACGGGATGTGGAGAATTCGAAAGCTCGAGAAGTCATCCATTATTGAAGTCTTCAGACTCGAAGAGAGTGGTACGGGTGATATAATTTCGCCATCGTTCTCAGCCTGGCGGTCAAGGTCATAA
- a CDS encoding putative tRNA isopentenyltransferase, with amino-acid sequence MRPFLRYPLFARRSPIMEPLIAIVGATGTGKSKLAVDLATRFNGEIINGDAMQMYRGLPIITNQIPMDERNGIPHHLISCIDLEEEPWRIGLFKSECLRIIKDIHSRGKLPILVGGTHYYTQAVLFKGQLVGEGSDEFQGSGPRSDRETEESSSKWPILDAPTDVVLQKLREVDPVMADRWHPNDSRKIRRSLEIYFQTGRPASEVYAEQKRLKQTTLANGDFTAGEGQLRFSTMVFWIHSEKEALIARLEKRVDAMIEQGLMSEAQRMSDYIRERRTQGSSIDPTRGVWVAIGFKELAPYFEALHKSSLSVDELESLKKSCIESIKIATRQYSASQIKWIRNKLWNSLAETGMTHRLYLLDSTNVGDWRTCITEPSELLTQALLKDESTPDPKSFSELARTILGAKEARSQKGPGSTAKCFTCHICRKTMVNEEQWHIHLNGHSHKRVLKAMAKRAEREESLQARKESTRRISCDNESLEEQNSLSDLFQ; translated from the exons ATGCGCCCTTTTCTCCGGTACCCTCTCTTTGCTAGACGTTCGCCCATCATGGAGCCCCTCATAGCCATAGTCGGTGCCACGGGCACTGGCAAGTCTAAG CTTGCAGTGGACCTGGCTACTCGTTTCAACGGTGAAATTATCAACGGAGATGCGATGCAAATGTACCGCGGTCTCCCCATCATCACGAATCAAATTCCAATGGATGAACGAAACGGTATCCCACACCACTTAATTAGCTGCATTGATTTGGAGGAAGAACCATGGCGCATAGGATTGTTCAAGAGCGAATGTCTTCGAATTATTAAGGATATCCACTCCAGAGGGAAACTCCCAATTCTGGTGGGCGGAACTCACTACTATACACAAGCTGTGTTATTTAAAGGCCAGCTCGTCGGGGAGGGATCGGACGAGTTCCAGGGATCAGGCCCACGCTCCGACAGAGAAACAGAGGAATCGTCGTCAAAGTGGCCAATTCTCGATGCCCCGACAGACGTGGTGTTGCAGAAATTAAGAGAGGTTGATCCGGTCATGGCCGACCGATGGCATCCAAACGACTCGCGAAAAATTCGCCGTTCCTTGGAGATCTACTTTCAAACGGGACGTCCTGCATCAGAGGTTTACGCCGAACAAAAACGCCTGAAGCAGACGACTTTGGCCAACGGTGATTTTACTGCGGGCGAGGGCCAGCTACGGTTTTCGACGATGGTTTTCTGGATTCATTCAGAGAAGGAGGCTCTTATTGCTCGACTTGAAAAAAGAGTGGATGCGATGATCGAGCAAGGCCTGATGTCTGAAGCACAGAGGATGTCAGACTATATCCGAGAAAGAAGGACACAAGGCTCTAGCATCGATCCGACACGGGGTGTTTGGGTGGCGATTGGGTTTAAGGAACTAGCGCCTTATTTTGAAGCGCTGCACAAGAGTTCCCTAAGCGTTGACGAACTAGAGTCCCTTAAAAAGTCTTGTATTGAGTCTATCAAGATTGCTACCCGCCAGTATTCGGCCTCGCAAATCAAATGGATTCGAAACAAATTATGGAATTCTCTTGCAGAGACCGGTATGACGCATCGCCTTTACCTCCTAGATAGCACAAACGTGGGAGACTGGAGGACTTGCATCACGGAGCCGTCCGAGCTCCTAACCCAGGCCTTACTCAAAGACGAATCTACGCCGGACCCGAAATCATTCTCAGAGTTAGCAAGAACCATCCTAGGCGCAAAAGAAGCTCGGTCGCAAAAGGGTCCAGGTTCCACGGCGAAATGTTTCACCTGCCACATTTGCCGCAAAACAATGGTAAACGAAGAACAGTGGCACATCCATCTCAATGGACATAGCCATAAACGAGTTCTCAAGGCTATGGCCAAAAGAGCAGAACGTGAGGAATCTCTACAAGCTCGAAAAGAAAGTACGAGAAGGATCTCTTGTGACAATGAATCACTAGAAGAGCAGAACTCTCTTTCAGACCTATTCCAATAG